The DNA segment CTCACCAGCGAGACCGGAACGAAGATCTGGCGCGCTCGCAGCAGTCGCAGCGACTCGCGAGCACGCTGCTCGTTCCACCGCTCGCCGGCGGCGAACAGCAGGTCGCGGCGAATCGTCGAGGCGCGCGTCCGGATGTGCAGATGATTCGCGAGTCCCGCGATCGGACGCAGCACTCCGTGCGGGAGTGGGTCGAAGACATTGCGGGCCGTGACCTCGACTCGACGGATCGGAATCCCGTCGAGCCCCGCGCTGTCGGCCACGCCGCCCGGCGCGCTCGGAATCGCGGCGTGCACCGGAGCGAACACGGTGACGCCGACGACTGCGATCGCGAGCGCGGCGCTAACGCCGGCGGTTGCCACCCACACGCTCGCGTGCGAGCTGGGCTTCGCCGGAGTTCGGGAATCTCTTCAGCAGGTCTTCGAACGTGGCGCGTGCACCTGCCGCATCTCCGAGCTTCTCCTTGCTGAGCGCGAGCTTGTAGAGCGCGGCCGGCACCTTGTCGCCCTGCGGCCATCCGCTCGTGACGCGCGAGTACTCCGCGGCCGAGCTGTCGAAATTCGCGAGCGCGAAGAAACTCTCGCCCACGCCGTACTGCGCATTGTCCGCGAGCTCGGTGGTCGCGAACTTCCGCACGTATTCCCGGAAGCCCTGCAGCGCCATGCCGTAGCGTCCCTGGGTGAGATCCTGGGTCGCCTGGTCGAAGAGCTGTGCGGGATTGACGTCGGTGCCGGGGGTCGCACGCGCGGCCGCGCGCTCCGAGGTCTGCGTGAAGCGCGTCATGACCTCGTCGAGTTTGTCCTGCAGCCGCTGCATCTGGTCGTACATTTCGCGCGTCGTGTTGCCCG comes from the Candidatus Eisenbacteria bacterium genome and includes:
- the ybgF gene encoding tol-pal system protein YbgF; this encodes MIPTAPVRFSPASARRRALAALVAVIATLGMLPGCYMPQLMRLQGGLDSLRAVVDTVTVRDSLTLATLRELRRELAEQRDILLSTRATAGNTTREMYDQMQRLQDKLDEVMTRFTQTSERAAARATPGTDVNPAQLFDQATQDLTQGRYGMALQGFREYVRKFATTELADNAQYGVGESFFALANFDSSAAEYSRVTSGWPQGDKVPAALYKLALSKEKLGDAAGARATFEDLLKRFPNSGEAQLARERVGGNRRR